One window from the genome of Gadus morhua chromosome 16, gadMor3.0, whole genome shotgun sequence encodes:
- the map6b gene encoding microtubule-associated protein 6 isoform X2, whose translation MAWPCITRACCINRFWSELDKGDIAVPLVFTKYSDVADVQHFPHHPQPRQKRSGPIAIETQPHLGDQESKASCAAGGKDGSASVTRQDYQAWKVRPEPSCKPRNEYHPCTGPFNTETQYQKDYKPWPIPKKGDHPWIPKPSPTTTSSGRKGIAGSKKEHAAAEAESGVEKSEIEEKVQEKEFKEVAKTTPAKREKSVDRKTAEKQEEKLQPSDASAERKGRAAADALNRQIKEVVSTGSSYRNEFKAYKDVKPTKSFKTSTPFQPPGVEVRKETSYSSTYKGEQGKLLNADNKLMDRRRIRSLYNEPSKEAAKVDKPASRSKPKKTPTTTTGRMVKKTKEKLAAGAQPARKKASSPLTPTPEGVVTKKSKEMSNRLAEAKH comes from the exons ATGGCCTGGCCGTGCATCACGCGGGCTTGCTGCATCAACCGCTTCTGGAGCGAACTAGACAAAGGAGATATCGCCGTGCCTTTAGTTTTCACCAAATACTCGGATGTCGCCGACGTGCAGCATTTTCCCCACCATCCTCAACCCAGACAGAAGAGGAGCGGCCCCATCGCCATAGAAACGCAGCCTCATCTCGGGGACCAGGAGTCCAAGGCGTCATGTGCCGCAGGGGGCAAAGATGGCTCTGCTTCCGTCACGCGCCAAGACTACCAGGCATGGAAAGTGCGTCCCGAGCCAAGCTGCAAACCCAGGAACGAGTATCACCCCTGTACGGGCCCGTTCAATACGGAAACACAGTATCAGAAGGATTACAAGCCATGGCCTATCCCCAAAAAGGGCGACCACCCTTGGATACCGAAGCCCAGCCCCACCACTACCTCCAGCGGACGGAAGGGCATCGCAGGCAGCAAGAAAGAGCACGCTGCGGCCGAGGCTGAGAGCGGCGTGGAGAAGAGTGAGATCGAGGAGAAGGTGCAGGAGAAAGAATTCAAGGAGGTGGCGAAAACAACACCAGCAAAGAGAGAAAAATCTGTAGACAGGAAAACCGCTGAGAAACAGGAGGAGAAGCTGCAGCCCTCTGATGCCAGTGCCGAGAGAAAGGGCCGGGCGGCCGCAGACGCTCTCAACAGACAGATCAAGGAGGTGGTGTCGACGGGGAGTAGCTACAG gAATGAATTCAAGGCCTATAAGGATGTGAAGCCGACCAAGTCCTTCAAGACGTCCACGCCCTTCCAGCCCCCAGGGGTGGAGGTCCGCAAGGAGACCAGCTACAGCTCCACCTACAAGGGGGAGCAGGGCAAGCTGCTGAACGCCGACAACAAGCTGATGGATCGCCGGAGGATACGCAGCCTGTACAACGAGCCCAGCAAGGAGGCCGCCAAG GTCGACAAGCCAGCGTCTCGCTCCAAACCAAAAAAGACACCGACCACCACGACGGGAAGAATGGTGAAGAAAACAAAGGAGAAGCTAGCTGCCGGTGCCCAGCCGGCCAGGAAGAAGGCCTCTTCCCCACTCACCCCCACGCCCGAGGGCGTGGTCACCAAGAAGAGCAAAGAGATGAGCAACAGACTGGCCGAAGCAAAGCACTGA
- the dyrk1ab gene encoding dual-specificity tyrosine-(Y)-phosphorylation regulated kinase 1A, b encodes MAAPMPHTHQQYSDRHQPSTDQSVAVLPYSDQTQQLTANQRHMPQCFRDPTSAPLRKLSIDLIKTYKHINEVYYAKKKRRHQQGQGEDSSHKKERKVFNDGYDDDNYDYIVKNGEKWMDRYEIDSLIGKGSFGQVVKAYDRAEQEWVAIKIIKNKKAFLNQAQIEVRLLELMNKHDTEMKYYIVHLKRHFMFRNHLCLVFEMLSYNLYDLLRNTNFRGVSLNLTRKFAQQLCTALLFLATPELSIIHCDLKPENILLCNPKRSAIKIVDFGSSCQLGQRIYQYIQSRFYRSPEVLLGMPYDLAIDMWSLGCILVEMHTGEPLFSGANEVDQMNKIVEVLGIPPNHIMDLAPKARKFFEKLSDGTWSVKKTKDGKRYKPPASRKLHSILGVEAGGPGGRRAGESGHAVADYLKFKDLILRMLDYDPKSRIQPYYALQHSFFKKTADEGTNTSSSVSTSPALEQSQSSGTTSSTSSSSGGSSGTSTSGRARSDPTHHHLHSGGHFGPVMPAIEGDSLCPQVRQPYPPPLVWGGGVVPESVTGETHPVQETTFHVPPQHPKALHPHSHPHHHHGQMMATRPRPRHYTSPTHSSSTQDSMEVVHGHLSMTSLSSSASSSSTSSSSTGNHGNQAYQLRHLPVGALDFSQNGGLSMGLGAFSNPRQETGSMAAHPAFPMGTNTGPAHYLGEAHLGLRPGMDREESPMTGVCVQQSSMASS; translated from the exons ATGGCTGCTCCAATGCCCCATACGCACCAGCAGTACAGTGACCGCCACCAGCCAAGCACTGACCAATCTGTTGCGGTCTTACCGTACAGCGACCAGACCCAACAGCTCACTGCCAATCAG agGCACATGCCCCAGTGCTTTCGTGACCCAACTTCGGCTCCCTTGAGGAAGCTCTCCATTGACCTTatcaaaacatacaaacacatcaaTGAG GTTTATTATGCAAAGAAGAAGCGTCGCCACCAACAGGGGCAGGGCGAGGACTCCAGCCacaagaaggagaggaaggtcTTCAACGATGGCTACGACGATGACAACTATGACTACATCGTCAAGAACGGGGAGAAGTGGATGGACCGCTATGAGATCGACTCCTTGATAGGGAAGGGGTCTTTCGGACAG GTTGTGAAGGCTTATGACCGTGCAGAGCAAGAATGGGTTGCcattaaaataattaagaacAAGAAAGCTTTCCTCAATCAAGCCCAGATTGAAGTGCGGCTCCTAGAGCTCATGAACAAACATGATACCGAGATGAAGTACTACATAG TCCACCTGAAGCGTCACTTCATGTTCCGGAACCACCTCTGCCTGGTGTTCGAGATGCTCTCCTACAACCTGTACGACCTGCTGAGGAACACCAACTTCCGTGGCGTCTCCCTCAACCTGACGCGGAAGTTCGCCCAGCAGCTGTGCACGGCGCTGCTCTTCCTGGCCACACCGGAGCTCAGCATCATCCACTGTGACCTGAAGCCCGAGAACATCCTTCTCTGCAACCCCAAGAGGAGCGCCATCAAGATTGTGGATTTCGGCAGCTCGTGCCAACTGGGACAGAGG ATATACCAGTACATCCAGAGTCGCTTCTACCGCTCCCCAGAGGTGCTCCTGGGGATGCCCTACGACCTGGCCATAGACATGTGGTCCCTCGGATGCATTCTGGTGGAGATGCACACGGGGGAGCCCCTCTTCAGTGGAGCCAATGAG GTGGATCAAATGAACAAGATCGTAGAAGTACTCGGGATCCCACCGAACCACATAATGGACCTAGCTCCGAAGGCCAGGAAGTTTTTTGAGAAGCTCTCGGATGGTACATGGAGTGTAAAGAAGACCAAAGATGGCAAACGG TACAAGCCCCCAGCTTCTCGTAAGCTCCACTCCATCCTGGGCGTGGAGGCGGGCGGGCCAGGTGGCCGCCGGGCGGGCGAGTCCGGCCACGCGGTTGCCGACTACTTGAAGTTCAAGGACCTGATCTTGCGGATGCTGGACTACGACCCCAAAAGCCGCATCCAGCCCTACTATGCCCTGCAGCACAGCTTCTTCAAGAAGACTGCCGACGAGGGGACCAACACGAGCAGCAGCGTGTCCACTAGCCCCGCGCTGGAGCAGTCCCAGTCTTCAGGAACCACGTCCAGCACCTCCTCGAGTTCAG GAGGGTCGTCTGGGACAAGTACCAGTGGCCGAGCGAGGTCAGACCCGACCCATCACCACTTGCACAGTGGAGGACACTTTGGGCCGGTCATGCCCGCAATCGAGGGCGACAGCCTCTGcccacag GTGAGGCAGCCCTACCCTCCTCCATTGGTGTGGGGAGGCGGCGTGGTCCCCGAGTCCGTCACTGGAGAGACCCACCCGGTTCAGGAGACCACCTTCCACgtccccccccagcaccccaaGGCCCTGCATCCCCACtcacacccccatcaccaccacgggCAGATGATGGCCACAAGGCCCCGTCCGCGCCACTACACCTCCCCGACACACAGCTCCTCGACACAGGACTCCATGGAGGTGGTGCATGGCCACCTGTCCATGACCTCCctgtcttcctctgcctcctcttcctccacatcttcctcttccacTGGGAACCATGGCAACCAGGCGTACCAGCTCCGCCACCTGCCCGTGGGCGCCCTGGACTTTAGTCAGAACGGTGGGCTGAGCATGGGGCTGGGCGCCTTCTCAAACCCCCGGCAGGAGACGGGCAGCATGGCGGCGCACCCCGCGTTCCCCATGGGCACAAACACGGGGCCGGCGCACTACCTGGGGGAGGCCCACCTGGGCCTGAGGCCGGGCATGGACCGAGAGGAGTCTCCGATGaccggagtgtgtgtgcagcagagtTCCATGGCCAGCTCGTGA
- the thap12b gene encoding THAP domain containing 12b isoform X2 — protein MWVENCRRADLEAKTAEQLNKHYRLCAKHFDPAMVCKTSLYRTVLKDTAIPTMFDLTSHLTNPHNRFRKQIKELTEEDIRKIKERRLAVSITQLISKKDSTAEDSPTNDGEPQLSPEEKEFRDYLHSLFKVIVLLGKQGIPLTTGRAPDASGPYCNSNFQMLLNYHMNAGDAGLRKRFEGTAVNAQYLSDVQQSQLLEVCENTVREEILMEVRDSRFFSMVTGDLVEFDGEKHLPLFLRFVNQRNLLREEFLDLLPFEGSELLLVEKLEGQLSDRWGLSMEDCRGHAHKATGTSTTKMKAVAVMLMEKYPLALHMPCSTTALNIHLANSLPFPNVQNVMEALRKIEAFFRRPSAQGELEKALASCFQGNEEKESALKQASRTCWTEQHNVFDLMVDMLESLVLCMDNVRHNDGGRFPGDVVADAYSISEILADFELIVTIVILKNTLTYTRAFGRNLQGETHEVFFAAKSLTAVLHSLNEVIDNIDVYHEFWFEEAAGLAAELDVAVAVPRLFLRKQRSADMGDVQAEAYFKEYVTIPVIRGVIQEVEEMFSETNLKALMCLSLVPAVMGQMRFNTSEENNADVYRDDLPSPDTLPAELHCWRIKWKHRGKEVRLPTSIHETLQLPDVKFFPNVNSFLKVLAALPALRFDHDGETEPASRRLRAYLEATPPAQRNRSMAVLHVNAHVKHDLDVMVDQYCRLYPEEEGEGEPVGEVEPVGVVEPVGVVEPVGEVEPVGVAEPAGEAEPAGEEEPMEEDTPTPTTTKTT, from the exons ATGTGGGTAGAAAACTGTCGCCGGGCAGATCTAGAGGCCAAGACAGCAGAACAGCTAAACAAGCACTACAGGTTGTGTGCCAAACACTTTGACCCAGCAATGGTCTGCAAAACT AGCCTGTATCGAACGGTGTTGAAGGATACAGCCATCCCCACTATGTTCGATCTGACAAGCCACTTGACAAATCCACATAACAGATTTCGCAAGCAAATCAAAGAACTT ACGGAAGAGGACATAAGGAAGATTAAAGAGAGGAGAT TGGCCGTTTCCATCACACAGTTGATCTCCAAAAAGGATTCAACGGCAGAGGACAGCCCCACCAATGACGGCGAGCCCCAGTTGTCcccggaggagaaggagttCAGAGACTACCTGCACTCCTTGTTCAAG GTCATCGTTCTGCTGGGCAAGCAGGGGATCCCCCTGACCACGGGCCGAGCCCCGGACGCAAGCGGGCCCTACTGCAACAGCAACTTCCAGATGCTGCTGAACTACCACATGAACGCCGGGGACGCGGGCCTGAGGAAGCGCTTCGAGGGGACGGCGGTGAACGCGCAGTACCTCTCGGACGTCCAGCAGAGCCAGCTCCTGGAGGTGTGCGAGAACACGGTGCGGGAGGAGATCCTCATGGAGGTGAGGGACAGCCGCTTCTTCTCCATGGTCACGGGCGACCTGGTGGAGTTCGACGGAGAGAAGCACCTGCCGCTGTTCCTGCGCTTCGTCAACCAGCGCAACCTCCTCCGCGAGGAGTTCCTGGACCTGCTGCCCTTCGAGGGGAGcgagctgctgctggtggagaaGCTAGAGGGCCAGCTGAGCGACCGCTGGGGGCTGAGCATGGAAGACTGCCGGGGCCACGCCCACAAGGCCACgggcacctccaccaccaagaTGAAGGCGGTGGCGGTGATGCTGATGGAGAAGTACCCCCTGGCCCTGCACATGCCCTGCTCCACCACAGCGCTCAACATCCACCTGGCCAACAGCCTGCCCTTCCCCAACGTGCAGAACGTCATGGAGGCGCTCAGGAAGATCGAGGCGTTCTTCCGCCGGCCGTCGGCGCAGGGCGAGCTGGAGAAGGCCCTGGCCAGCTGTTTCCAGGGcaacgaggagaaggagagtgcGCTGAAGCAGGCGAGCCGCACCTGCTGGACGGAGCAGCACAACGTCTTCGACCTGATGGTGGACATGCTGGAGTCGCTGGTGCTCTGCATGGACAACGTCCGCCACAACGACGGCGGCAGGTTCCCCGGCGACGTCGTCGCCGACGCCTACTCCATCTCGGAGATCCTGGCCGACTTTGAGCTCATCGTCACCATCGTCATACTGAAGAACACGCTCACGTACACCCGGGCCTTCGGTAGGAACCTTCAGGGCGAGACCCATGAGGTGTTCTTCGCCGCCAAAAGCCTGACCGCCGTCCTGCACTCGCTCAACGAGGTGATCGACAACATCGACGTCTACCACGAGTTCTGGTTCGAGGAGGCGGCGGGCCTTGCGGCCGAGCTGGACGTCGCCGTGGCGGTGCCGCGCCTCTTCCTGCGCAAGCAGCGCTCGGCGGACATGGGCGACGTCCAGGCGGAGGCATACTTCAAGGAGTACGTGACCATCCCGGTGATCCGCGGCGTGatccaggaggtggaggagatgttcTCGGAGACCAACCTCAAGGCCCTCATGTGCCTGTCGCTGGTGCCGGCCGTCATGGGCCAGATGAGGTTCAACACGTCGGAGGAGAACAACGCCGACGTGTACCGCGACGACCTGCCCAGCCCCGACACCCTGCCGGCCGAGTTGCACTGCTGGAGGATCAAGTGGAAGCACCGCGGCAAGGAGGTGCGCCTGCCCACCAGCATCCATGAGACGCTGCAGTTGCCCGACGTCAAGTTCTTCCCCAACGTCAACTCCTTCCTCAAGGTGCTCGCGGCGCTGCCCGCGCTAAGGTTCGACCACGACGGCGAGACGGAGCCCGCCAGCCGGCGGCTGCGCGCCTACctggaggccacgccccctgcgCAGCGCAACCGCAGCATGGCGGTGCTGCACGTCAACGCGCACGTCAAGCACGACCTGGACGTCATGGTGGACCAGTACTGCCGGCTGTACccggaggaagagggggagggggagcccgTCGGGGAGGTGGAGCCCGTCGGGGTGGTGGAGCCCGTCGGGGTGGTGGAGCCTGTCGGGGAGGTGGAGCCTGTCGGGGTGGCGGAGCCCGCTGGGGAGGCGGAGCCTgccggggaggaggagcctaTGGAGgaggacacacccacacccaccaccaccaaaaccaCATAA
- the thap12b gene encoding THAP domain containing 12b isoform X1, with protein MPNFCAAPNCTRKSTQSELAFFRFPRDPERCRMWVENCRRADLEAKTAEQLNKHYRLCAKHFDPAMVCKTSLYRTVLKDTAIPTMFDLTSHLTNPHNRFRKQIKELTEEDIRKIKERRLAVSITQLISKKDSTAEDSPTNDGEPQLSPEEKEFRDYLHSLFKVIVLLGKQGIPLTTGRAPDASGPYCNSNFQMLLNYHMNAGDAGLRKRFEGTAVNAQYLSDVQQSQLLEVCENTVREEILMEVRDSRFFSMVTGDLVEFDGEKHLPLFLRFVNQRNLLREEFLDLLPFEGSELLLVEKLEGQLSDRWGLSMEDCRGHAHKATGTSTTKMKAVAVMLMEKYPLALHMPCSTTALNIHLANSLPFPNVQNVMEALRKIEAFFRRPSAQGELEKALASCFQGNEEKESALKQASRTCWTEQHNVFDLMVDMLESLVLCMDNVRHNDGGRFPGDVVADAYSISEILADFELIVTIVILKNTLTYTRAFGRNLQGETHEVFFAAKSLTAVLHSLNEVIDNIDVYHEFWFEEAAGLAAELDVAVAVPRLFLRKQRSADMGDVQAEAYFKEYVTIPVIRGVIQEVEEMFSETNLKALMCLSLVPAVMGQMRFNTSEENNADVYRDDLPSPDTLPAELHCWRIKWKHRGKEVRLPTSIHETLQLPDVKFFPNVNSFLKVLAALPALRFDHDGETEPASRRLRAYLEATPPAQRNRSMAVLHVNAHVKHDLDVMVDQYCRLYPEEEGEGEPVGEVEPVGVVEPVGVVEPVGEVEPVGVAEPAGEAEPAGEEEPMEEDTPTPTTTKTT; from the exons ATGCCCAATTTTTGCGCGGCTCCGAACTGCACGCGGAAGAGCACTCAGTCGGAATTGGCATTTTTTCGGTTTCCAAGGGACCCCGAACG ATGCCGAATGTGGGTAGAAAACTGTCGCCGGGCAGATCTAGAGGCCAAGACAGCAGAACAGCTAAACAAGCACTACAGGTTGTGTGCCAAACACTTTGACCCAGCAATGGTCTGCAAAACT AGCCTGTATCGAACGGTGTTGAAGGATACAGCCATCCCCACTATGTTCGATCTGACAAGCCACTTGACAAATCCACATAACAGATTTCGCAAGCAAATCAAAGAACTT ACGGAAGAGGACATAAGGAAGATTAAAGAGAGGAGAT TGGCCGTTTCCATCACACAGTTGATCTCCAAAAAGGATTCAACGGCAGAGGACAGCCCCACCAATGACGGCGAGCCCCAGTTGTCcccggaggagaaggagttCAGAGACTACCTGCACTCCTTGTTCAAG GTCATCGTTCTGCTGGGCAAGCAGGGGATCCCCCTGACCACGGGCCGAGCCCCGGACGCAAGCGGGCCCTACTGCAACAGCAACTTCCAGATGCTGCTGAACTACCACATGAACGCCGGGGACGCGGGCCTGAGGAAGCGCTTCGAGGGGACGGCGGTGAACGCGCAGTACCTCTCGGACGTCCAGCAGAGCCAGCTCCTGGAGGTGTGCGAGAACACGGTGCGGGAGGAGATCCTCATGGAGGTGAGGGACAGCCGCTTCTTCTCCATGGTCACGGGCGACCTGGTGGAGTTCGACGGAGAGAAGCACCTGCCGCTGTTCCTGCGCTTCGTCAACCAGCGCAACCTCCTCCGCGAGGAGTTCCTGGACCTGCTGCCCTTCGAGGGGAGcgagctgctgctggtggagaaGCTAGAGGGCCAGCTGAGCGACCGCTGGGGGCTGAGCATGGAAGACTGCCGGGGCCACGCCCACAAGGCCACgggcacctccaccaccaagaTGAAGGCGGTGGCGGTGATGCTGATGGAGAAGTACCCCCTGGCCCTGCACATGCCCTGCTCCACCACAGCGCTCAACATCCACCTGGCCAACAGCCTGCCCTTCCCCAACGTGCAGAACGTCATGGAGGCGCTCAGGAAGATCGAGGCGTTCTTCCGCCGGCCGTCGGCGCAGGGCGAGCTGGAGAAGGCCCTGGCCAGCTGTTTCCAGGGcaacgaggagaaggagagtgcGCTGAAGCAGGCGAGCCGCACCTGCTGGACGGAGCAGCACAACGTCTTCGACCTGATGGTGGACATGCTGGAGTCGCTGGTGCTCTGCATGGACAACGTCCGCCACAACGACGGCGGCAGGTTCCCCGGCGACGTCGTCGCCGACGCCTACTCCATCTCGGAGATCCTGGCCGACTTTGAGCTCATCGTCACCATCGTCATACTGAAGAACACGCTCACGTACACCCGGGCCTTCGGTAGGAACCTTCAGGGCGAGACCCATGAGGTGTTCTTCGCCGCCAAAAGCCTGACCGCCGTCCTGCACTCGCTCAACGAGGTGATCGACAACATCGACGTCTACCACGAGTTCTGGTTCGAGGAGGCGGCGGGCCTTGCGGCCGAGCTGGACGTCGCCGTGGCGGTGCCGCGCCTCTTCCTGCGCAAGCAGCGCTCGGCGGACATGGGCGACGTCCAGGCGGAGGCATACTTCAAGGAGTACGTGACCATCCCGGTGATCCGCGGCGTGatccaggaggtggaggagatgttcTCGGAGACCAACCTCAAGGCCCTCATGTGCCTGTCGCTGGTGCCGGCCGTCATGGGCCAGATGAGGTTCAACACGTCGGAGGAGAACAACGCCGACGTGTACCGCGACGACCTGCCCAGCCCCGACACCCTGCCGGCCGAGTTGCACTGCTGGAGGATCAAGTGGAAGCACCGCGGCAAGGAGGTGCGCCTGCCCACCAGCATCCATGAGACGCTGCAGTTGCCCGACGTCAAGTTCTTCCCCAACGTCAACTCCTTCCTCAAGGTGCTCGCGGCGCTGCCCGCGCTAAGGTTCGACCACGACGGCGAGACGGAGCCCGCCAGCCGGCGGCTGCGCGCCTACctggaggccacgccccctgcgCAGCGCAACCGCAGCATGGCGGTGCTGCACGTCAACGCGCACGTCAAGCACGACCTGGACGTCATGGTGGACCAGTACTGCCGGCTGTACccggaggaagagggggagggggagcccgTCGGGGAGGTGGAGCCCGTCGGGGTGGTGGAGCCCGTCGGGGTGGTGGAGCCTGTCGGGGAGGTGGAGCCTGTCGGGGTGGCGGAGCCCGCTGGGGAGGCGGAGCCTgccggggaggaggagcctaTGGAGgaggacacacccacacccaccaccaccaaaaccaCATAA
- the map6b gene encoding microtubule-associated protein 6 isoform X1: MAWPCITRACCINRFWSELDKGDIAVPLVFTKYSDVADVQHFPHHPQPRQKRSGPIAIETQPHLGDQESKASCAAGGKDGSASVTRQDYQAWKVRPEPSCKPRNEYHPCTGPFNTETQYQKDYKPWPIPKKGDHPWIPKPSPTTTSSGRKGIAGSKKEHAAAEAESGVEKSEIEEKVQEKEFKEVAKTTPAKREKSVDRKTAEKQEEKLQPSDASAERKGRAAADALNRQIKEVVSTGSSYRNEFKAYKDVKPTKSFKTSTPFQPPGVEVRKETSYSSTYKGEQGKLLNADNKLMDRRRIRSLYNEPSKEAAKQVDKPASRSKPKKTPTTTTGRMVKKTKEKLAAGAQPARKKASSPLTPTPEGVVTKKSKEMSNRLAEAKH, encoded by the exons ATGGCCTGGCCGTGCATCACGCGGGCTTGCTGCATCAACCGCTTCTGGAGCGAACTAGACAAAGGAGATATCGCCGTGCCTTTAGTTTTCACCAAATACTCGGATGTCGCCGACGTGCAGCATTTTCCCCACCATCCTCAACCCAGACAGAAGAGGAGCGGCCCCATCGCCATAGAAACGCAGCCTCATCTCGGGGACCAGGAGTCCAAGGCGTCATGTGCCGCAGGGGGCAAAGATGGCTCTGCTTCCGTCACGCGCCAAGACTACCAGGCATGGAAAGTGCGTCCCGAGCCAAGCTGCAAACCCAGGAACGAGTATCACCCCTGTACGGGCCCGTTCAATACGGAAACACAGTATCAGAAGGATTACAAGCCATGGCCTATCCCCAAAAAGGGCGACCACCCTTGGATACCGAAGCCCAGCCCCACCACTACCTCCAGCGGACGGAAGGGCATCGCAGGCAGCAAGAAAGAGCACGCTGCGGCCGAGGCTGAGAGCGGCGTGGAGAAGAGTGAGATCGAGGAGAAGGTGCAGGAGAAAGAATTCAAGGAGGTGGCGAAAACAACACCAGCAAAGAGAGAAAAATCTGTAGACAGGAAAACCGCTGAGAAACAGGAGGAGAAGCTGCAGCCCTCTGATGCCAGTGCCGAGAGAAAGGGCCGGGCGGCCGCAGACGCTCTCAACAGACAGATCAAGGAGGTGGTGTCGACGGGGAGTAGCTACAG gAATGAATTCAAGGCCTATAAGGATGTGAAGCCGACCAAGTCCTTCAAGACGTCCACGCCCTTCCAGCCCCCAGGGGTGGAGGTCCGCAAGGAGACCAGCTACAGCTCCACCTACAAGGGGGAGCAGGGCAAGCTGCTGAACGCCGACAACAAGCTGATGGATCGCCGGAGGATACGCAGCCTGTACAACGAGCCCAGCAAGGAGGCCGCCAAG CAGGTCGACAAGCCAGCGTCTCGCTCCAAACCAAAAAAGACACCGACCACCACGACGGGAAGAATGGTGAAGAAAACAAAGGAGAAGCTAGCTGCCGGTGCCCAGCCGGCCAGGAAGAAGGCCTCTTCCCCACTCACCCCCACGCCCGAGGGCGTGGTCACCAAGAAGAGCAAAGAGATGAGCAACAGACTGGCCGAAGCAAAGCACTGA
- the map6b gene encoding microtubule-associated protein 6 homolog isoform X3 codes for MAWPCITRACCINRFWSELDKGDIAVPLVFTKYSDVADVQHFPHHPQPRQKRSGPIAIETQPHLGDQESKASCAAGGKDGSASVTRQDYQAWKVRPEPSCKPRNEYHPCTGPFNTETQYQKDYKPWPIPKKGDHPWIPKPSPTTTSSGRKGIAGSKKEHAAAEAESGVEKSEIEEKVQEKEFKEVAKTTPAKREKSVDRKTAEKQEEKLQPSDASAERKGRAAADALNRQIKEVVSTGSSYRNEFKAYKDVKPTKSFKTSTPFQPPGVEVRKETSYSSTYKGEQGKLLNADNKLMDRRRIRSLYNEPSKEAAKDLSENESSSVLNLL; via the exons ATGGCCTGGCCGTGCATCACGCGGGCTTGCTGCATCAACCGCTTCTGGAGCGAACTAGACAAAGGAGATATCGCCGTGCCTTTAGTTTTCACCAAATACTCGGATGTCGCCGACGTGCAGCATTTTCCCCACCATCCTCAACCCAGACAGAAGAGGAGCGGCCCCATCGCCATAGAAACGCAGCCTCATCTCGGGGACCAGGAGTCCAAGGCGTCATGTGCCGCAGGGGGCAAAGATGGCTCTGCTTCCGTCACGCGCCAAGACTACCAGGCATGGAAAGTGCGTCCCGAGCCAAGCTGCAAACCCAGGAACGAGTATCACCCCTGTACGGGCCCGTTCAATACGGAAACACAGTATCAGAAGGATTACAAGCCATGGCCTATCCCCAAAAAGGGCGACCACCCTTGGATACCGAAGCCCAGCCCCACCACTACCTCCAGCGGACGGAAGGGCATCGCAGGCAGCAAGAAAGAGCACGCTGCGGCCGAGGCTGAGAGCGGCGTGGAGAAGAGTGAGATCGAGGAGAAGGTGCAGGAGAAAGAATTCAAGGAGGTGGCGAAAACAACACCAGCAAAGAGAGAAAAATCTGTAGACAGGAAAACCGCTGAGAAACAGGAGGAGAAGCTGCAGCCCTCTGATGCCAGTGCCGAGAGAAAGGGCCGGGCGGCCGCAGACGCTCTCAACAGACAGATCAAGGAGGTGGTGTCGACGGGGAGTAGCTACAG gAATGAATTCAAGGCCTATAAGGATGTGAAGCCGACCAAGTCCTTCAAGACGTCCACGCCCTTCCAGCCCCCAGGGGTGGAGGTCCGCAAGGAGACCAGCTACAGCTCCACCTACAAGGGGGAGCAGGGCAAGCTGCTGAACGCCGACAACAAGCTGATGGATCGCCGGAGGATACGCAGCCTGTACAACGAGCCCAGCAAGGAGGCCGCCAAG GACCTCTCAGAGAATGAAAGCAGCTCTGTACTAAATCTGCTGTAG